The Betta splendens chromosome 7, fBetSpl5.4, whole genome shotgun sequence genome includes a window with the following:
- the slc13a3 gene encoding solute carrier family 13 member 3 → MKVSAVSKKLWCVHKQLILLLAPLLFLPLLFTLPEKEGKCLYVVLLMAVFWCTEALPLAVTAMLPVCLFPTLGILPSKKVCPQYFLETNFLFLSGLIMASSIEEWGLHRRIALKVLTIVGVKPAWLILGMMATSSFLSMWLSNTATTAMMLPIANAILESLFGDLETLKQKCKSTEDLEHMDTNGQSNIKLHSLSSVPSEKQILSIDGVDGMEPTERPTEESRAESEYQMKVWKGFLICIPYAASIGGTATLTGTAPNLILIGQLKSYFPDCDLINFGSWFAFAFPLMLLFLFLGWIWISFLYGGLNTRMCVKKADQRAEAEARARALIEEDYRKLGPLNFAEGAISFFFVLFAVLLFTRDPKFVTGWSVLFKKGYVSDAVTGVIIVSILFFFPSQKPSLSWWFNPKASNTPYVPLLTWKKAQESVPWNIILLLGGGFAMAKGCEESGLASWIGGHLQPLAEVPPAAAAVLITAFVACFTEFASNTATIIIFLPVIAELAIRVSVNPLYFMVPATVGCSYAFMLPVSTPPNSIAFASGHLMVKDMVKTGFVMNVLGVLSVSLAMNTWGVAMFDLNTYPEWAAPTNRSAAVHFASVQSLNATL, encoded by the exons ATGAAAGTGTCGGCCGTGTCCAAGAAGCTGTGGTGCGTCCACAAGCAGCTGATCCTGCTGCTGGCGCCGCTGCTCTTTCTGCCTTTGCTCTTCACTCTGCCGGAGAAG GAGGGGAAATGCCTGTACGTGGTTCTGCTGATGGCCGTGTTCTGGTGCACGGAGGCCCTCCCCCTCGCCGTCACCGCCATGCTCCCAGTCTGCCTCTTCCCGACCCTCGGAATTCTTCCGTCCAAAAAAGTTTGCCCTCAGTACTTCCTCGAAAccaacttcctcttcctcagcggCCTCATCATGGCGTCGTCCATCGAGGAGTGGGGCCTGCATCGCAGGATAGCTCTGAAGGTTCTCACTATAGTCGGAGTAAAACCAGCTTG GCTCATACTGGGGATGATGGCAACCTCATCCTTCCTGTCCATGTGGCTCAGCAATACGGCCACAACAGCCATGATGCTCCCCATCGCTAACGCCATCCTGGAGAGTCTGTTCGGAGACCTGGAGACCCTGAAGCAGAAATGCAAGAGCACAGAGGACTTAGAGCACATGGACACCAACG GTCAGTCTAATATAAAGCTGCATTCACTTTCTTCAGTGCCTTCGGAGAAACAAATACTGTCAATAGATGG GGTAGATGGGATGGAGCCGACGGAGAGGCCGACGGAGGAGAGCCGGGCCGAGTCGGAGTACCAGATGAAGGTGTGGAAGGGATTCCTGATCTGCATCCCGTACGCGGCCAGCATCGGAGGGACGGCCACGCTGACCGGCACGGCTCCCAACCTCATCCTGATCGGACAGCTCAAAAG ctacTTTCCAGACTGTGACCTTATCAATTTTGGCTCTTGGTTTGCGTTTGCTTTCCCGCTTAtgcttctcttcctgtttttggGATGGATATGGATTTCTTTTCTCTATGGAGGATTAAATACACG CATGTGTGTGAAGAAGGCCGACCAAAgggcggaggcggaggccaGAGCCAGGGCTCTAATAGAGGAAGACTACAGAAAGCTCGGGCCCTTAAA TTTTGCGGAGGGAGCGATCTCGTTCTTCTTCGTATTGTTTGCCGTTCTCCTCTTTACGCGAGATCCCAAGTTCGTCACCGGCTGGTCTGTGTTGTTCAAAAAAGG GTACGTCTCCGATGCAGTCACCGGTGTCATCATTGTGTCCATactcttcttcttcccctcaCAGAAACCGTCTCTGAGCTGGTGGTTCAACCCCAAAG CTTCAAACACTCCTTACGTTCCTCTCCTGACATGGAAGAAAGCGCAGGAGTCTGTTCCCTGGAACATCATCCTGTTGCTCGGAGGAGGCTTCGCTATGGCTAAAGGCTGTGAG GAGTCCGGACTCGCCTCCTGGATCGGAGGCCACCTCCAACCTTTGGCCGAGGTcccgcctgctgcagctgcggtgCTGATCACTGCGTTTGTGGCCTGTTTCACCGAGTTCGCCAGCAACACCGCCACAATCATAATATTCTTGCCCGTCATTGCTGAACTG GCCATCCGTGTCTCAGTGAATCCTCTGTACTTCATGGTGCCTGCTACAGTGGGATGTTCGTACGCCTTTATGCTGCCGGTGTCGACCCCACCCAACTCCATCGCCTTCGCATCCGGTCACCTCATGGTCAAAGACATG GTGAAGACCGGCTTCGTCATGAACGTCCTGGGCgtcctctccgtctctctggcCATGAACACGTGGGGCGTCGCCATGTTCGACTTGAACACTTATCCAGAGTGGGCCGCGCCCACAAACAGGTCTGCTGCTGTGCATTTCGCCTCAGTCCAGTCGCTCAATGCCACTCTCTGA